In Streptomyces erythrochromogenes, the DNA window GCTGGGCCACGCTCGAGGGCCGCGCGGTGGTCCGCACGGACGAGGCGTCGGTCGCCGACGCGGTGGCGCGCTACGCGGAGCGGTACGGGCGGACGCCGTCGCCCAATCCCGACCGAGTGGTCGTGGAGATCACCCTGGACCGGGCCATGGGTCGCGCATGAGCCGTTGATTCTTCATCTTGTCCGGTTCACGCACTGGACGCAGGCATCACAACGGCGCCATCGTGGTCAGGTCCACGATGGCGCCGTTGTGTGGGGGTAGCGCCTGAGCGATCTGCAACGACGGGGGAATCGCTTCAGGCACTGCGGGGGGTGGCGGTGGTGATGTCGGGTTCGAAGAGCTGGTGGTCCCGCTGGTCGAGATTGACGAAGACCATTCCGTAGCGCACCTCGCAGCGGACGGGCTGCGGCGCGCCGCGCGGGCGGCGCAGGCACCGGTAGGCACGTACGTCCTCGTCCTCCTCGCGCACGATGACGATCGGTTGGCCGAACAGGGTGACCATCAACGAGTCGCCGGGGTGGGGGATGGCCGTGGCGAGGTCGATGAACTGCCAGCCCGATCGGTAGGCGGACGCCATCTCGCGGCGGAAGCCGCGGTCGTCGGGGGTCATGCGGACACTCCAGCGGGAGCCTCGGTCCAGCCGGTGTCGTCCTTACCGCCCAGCTCGGCGCTGGTCCATCCGGTGTCGGCGTACTTGCCCACGGGTGCCGTGGTCCAGCCGGTGTCGAACTCCGTGCTCGTCAGGCTCGTGCCCTGACCGTCCCTAGCGCTCCCCGCGTCACTTTCGACGGCGCTGACTGCCCCAAATACCGCAACGGCGGAGAAACCTATGGCAAGCACCGAGCGAAGCATTCTCTTGTACATGGTCGGCTTCGTCCTCACTTGATGGAATCCTCTCCCCCGCGTGTCAGACGATGGCTCATTCAGGCACGTCAATGCCACAGGGACGATGCATCATGTTCTTGCATGTTCAGGACCCTGGGGGGTGGAGATTTGACGCGAAACGAGACAATGGCGACACATCCCCACCCCGTCACGTCCATGTGCGCCGAGGGGACCCGGCTCTACGCGGCTGCCCTGAGCACCGGCCGGATCGCCCGGGGAGAGATCCAGAACGCCCCCTGCCTGCTGGAACTCGCCCTTCTGCAGCCCGACCCGGATGACGCGAACCAACTCCGGCCGGTTCCCCCGTCCGTGGCTTTGGCGCAACGGCTCCATCCGATTGAACGCGAGATCCAGGACCGCCGACGCAGCGCTGTAGATCTCACCGACACTTTCGAGCCTTTCCTGGCCATCAGCGCACAGAGTCCGGCCGACACCCATGCCATCACGGTGCTGGAGGGTTTCGAAAGGATCAACGCCGCACTGAACCTCGCGACGGCCGAATGCCACACCGAGGTGCTGACGGTCCAGCCGGGCGGAGCGCGCCCCTCCGAGGCTCTCACACAAGCCCTGGAGCGCGACCAGCCGTTGATCGACCGCGGGGTCAGCATACGGACCCTCTACCAGCACACCGCGCGGCACAGCCAGGGCACCCTCGCCTACGTGGACCGCATCTCCATGGGCAAGGTCGAGATCCGCACGCTCGAAGAGCTGATAGAGCGCCTCATCATCTTCGACCGCACGGTGGCCTTCATCCCCGTGAGCGACGACCGGCGGGTCGCGCTGGAGCTGCGCCACCCCGGCCTCGTCGACTACCTCATCAAGGTGTTCGAGCAGCTGTGGCACCGCGCCGTGCCCCTCACGGAGGAGGTGACGTACCGCAGCACCCCCGGCGGCATCACCGGCGTGCAGCGCACCATCGCCCAGCTCCTCATCGAGGGGCACGTGGACGAGGCCATCGCCCGGCGCCTGGGCATGAACGTGCGGACCTGCCGCGCCCACATCGCCAAGCTCGCCACCACCCTCGGCAGCGGCAGCCGGGCCCAGCTCGGCTACCTCATCGCCCAGTCCGGCATCCTGGGCCGCCCCTCCGCCCCGCAGGAGTGCGAGGACGCCGATCCGGACCGGGACCCGCACCGGGACCCCGAAGACCTCTAGAAGGCCTCTGGAAAGCCTTCAGGCCCCGCCCCGGGAGGGGCGGGGCCTGAAAGGTGTGCTCCGGGAGCCCGGGCGACCTGCCGGTCAGTCCAGCGGCCGCTTGGGGCTGGGGCGCCAGACCACCAGGGCGCTGCCCGGCTGCGGCGGCTGGTACGGGACCAGGTCGCGCCGGTACGAGGCGTGCACCTGGGCCTCGCGGGCCCGCAGCGTTGCCGCCGCGCCGTCCACCGCGGCCGAGAGCTCGGCGACGCGCTGCTGGAGCGCGGCCACCTGGTTCTCCAGTTCGATGATCCGCTTGATGCCCGCCAGGTTGATGCCCTCGTCCTGGGACAGCGCCTGCACCGTGCGGAGCAGTTCGATGTCCCGGGCCGAGTAGCGCCGGCCGCGGCCGGCCGTACGGTCCGGGGAGACCAGGCCGAGACGGTCGTACTGGCGGAGGGTCTGCGGGTGCAGACCCGAGAGCTGGGCGGCCACCGAGATCACGTAGACCGGGGTCTCGTCGGTGAGTTGGTAGCCCCCGCCCAAGCGGGAGGACTGTCGTCGGCGGCCGTCCATGCTCATGCTCCCTTCGCGGACTCGAACAGCGCGGAGCGCGGGTCCTCGGACTCCGTCGCCTCGCGGTACATCTCCAGCGCCTCGCGGGCCTTGTCCGACAGCTCGGTCGGAACCGCCACTTCCACGGTGACCAGAAGGTCCCCGCGGGTGCCGTCCTTGCGGACCGCCCCCTTGCCGCGGGCCCGCATCGTACGCCCGTTCGGGGTGCCCGGGGGCAGTTTCAGCGTCACCGACGGGCCGTTCAGGGTCGGGACCTTGATGTCGGCGCCCAGCGCCGCCTCCGCGAACGTCACCGGGACGGTCACCGTGAGGTTGTCGTCCTTGCGGCCGAACACCGGGTGGGTACCGACGTGCACGACCACGTAGAGGTCGCCGGCCGGACCGCCGCGCTCGCCGGGAGCGCCCTTGCCGCGCAGCCGGATCCGCTGGCCGTCGGAGACGCCCGCCGGGATCCGGACCTGCATGGTGCGCGAGCTGCGGGCACGGCCGCTGCCCTTGCAGACGTCGCAGGGGGTCTCCGCGATCAGGCCGCGGCCCTTGCAGTCCGCGCAGGGGTCGGTCAGCGAGAAGCCCCCGCCGCTGCCCCGCGAGACCTGGCCGGTGCCGACGCAGGTCGGGCACACCCGGGGCGTGCCGTTCTTGTCGCCGGTGCCCGAACAGGCCTTGCAGGGCGCCTGCGAGGACATCCGGAGCGGGACCGTGGCCCCGTCCACCGCCTCCGTGAAGGAGAGGGTGACCTCCGACTCGACGTCCTGGCCGCGGCGCGGCTGGGTGCGGGTGCCCGCACCCGGGCCGGCGCCGCGGTTGAAGAGGCCGCCGAAGACATCGCCCAGGCCGCCGCCGAAGCCGCCGGCCTGACCGCCCTGCTGGGTGCCGCCGAAGAGGTCGCCCAGGTCGAAGTTGAACGAACCGCCGCCGCCCGGCCCGGGGCGGAAGCCGCCGTTGCCGAACAGGGCGCGCGCCTCGTCGTACTCCTTGCGCTTCTTGGCGTCCCCGAGGATGTCGTTCGCCTCGGAGATCTCCTTGAAGCGCTCCTCGGCGGCGGCGTCGCCCTTGTTGGCGTCCGGGTGGAACTCGCGCGCGAGCTTCCGGTACGCCTTCTTGATCTCGGCCTCGGTGGCGTCCTTCGGGACACCGAGGACCTTGTAGTAGTCCTTCTCGACGAAGTCCTTCGTGCTCATCCTCGGTGTCCCTCCTCCCGTGCCTCTACGTGAACTGCGTCAGCCCTTGTCGGCTGCATCCGTGTCCTCGCCGGACGGCTTGTCGCCCTCCGCGGACTCGGACTTGGGGGCCGCGCCCGGCTGGGGCTCGGCCACCGCGACCCGTGCGGGACGGATCGTACGCTCGCCGATCCGGTAGCCCGGCTGCAGGATCGCCACACAGGTCGTCTCCGTGACGTCCGGCGCGTACGAGTGCATCAGGGCCTCGTGGACCGTCGGGTCGAAGGGCTCGCCCTCCTTGCCGAACTGCTGCAGGCCCATCTTGGCGGCGACCGTCTCCAGCGATTCGGCCACCGACTTGAAGCCGCCGACCAGCTCGCCGTGCTCCCGCGCCCGGCCGATGTCGTCGAGCGTCGGCAGGAGCTCCGTCAGGAGGGACGCGACCGCGATCTCCTTGACGGTGATCCGGTCCCGCTCCACCCGGCGGCGGTAGTTCTGGTACTCCGCCTGCAGCCGCTGGAGGTCCGCGGTGCGCTCGCCGAGCGCGGTACGGGCCTGGTCCAGCTGCGCCAGCAGGGCCACATCCTGTGCGCTGTCCCCGGCCGGGGCCGCCCCCTCCGCCGTGTCGGCGGAGTCGGCGGCCTTCGGCCCGGCGTCGTCCTGAGCGGCGTCGGCGGGGACTTCGGGCTCCTCGTCGAAGCCCGGGGTCTCCTCCGACATCAGGCAGCGCCACCCTTCGGCTTCTCGTCGTCGACGATCTCGGCGTCTACGACGTCGTCGTCGGCCTTGGCCTGGCCCGCGTCACCGGCACCCGCGGCGCCCTGGGCGGCCTGGGCGTCGGCGTAGATCGCCTGGCCGAGCTTCTGGCTGACCGCGGCGAGCTTCTCGGTCGCGCTGCGGATCTCGCCGGTGTCCTCGCCCTTGAGCTTCTCCTTCAGCTCGGCGACGGCGGACTCGACCTCGGTCTTGACCTCGGCCGGGACCTTGTCCTCGTTGTCCTTGACGAACTTCTCCGTCTGGTAGACGAGCTGCTCGCCCTGGTTGCGGGACTCGGCGGCCTCCTTGCGGCGCAGGTCCTCGTCCGCGTACTGCTCCGCCTCCTGGCGCATGCGGTCGACCTCGTCCTTGCCGAGCGAAGAGCCGCCGGTGACGGTCATCTTCTGCTCCTTGCCCGTGCCGAGGTCCTTCGCGGTCACGTGCATGATGCCGTTCGCGTCGATGTCGAAGGAGACCTCGATCTGCGGGACGCCACGCGGGGCCGGCGGCAGGCCGGTCAGCTCGAACATGCCGAGCTTCTTGTTGTACGCCGCGATCTCGCGCTCGCCCTGGTAGACCTGGATCTGCACGGACGGCTGGTTGTCCTCGGCCGTCGTGAAGATCTCGGACCGCTTGGTCGGGATCGTGGTGTTGCGCTCGATGAGCTTGGTCATGATGCCGCCCTTGGTCTCGATGCCGAGGGACAGCGGGGTCACGTCGAGGAGCAGGACGTCCTTGACCTCACCCTTGAGGACACCGGCCTGG includes these proteins:
- a CDS encoding heat shock protein transcriptional repressor HspR, with translation MDGRRRQSSRLGGGYQLTDETPVYVISVAAQLSGLHPQTLRQYDRLGLVSPDRTAGRGRRYSARDIELLRTVQALSQDEGINLAGIKRIIELENQVAALQQRVAELSAAVDGAAATLRAREAQVHASYRRDLVPYQPPQPGSALVVWRPSPKRPLD
- a CDS encoding Rieske (2Fe-2S) protein, with the protein product MTPDDRGFRREMASAYRSGWQFIDLATAIPHPGDSLMVTLFGQPIVIVREEDEDVRAYRCLRRPRGAPQPVRCEVRYGMVFVNLDQRDHQLFEPDITTATPRSA
- the grpE gene encoding nucleotide exchange factor GrpE, translating into MSEETPGFDEEPEVPADAAQDDAGPKAADSADTAEGAAPAGDSAQDVALLAQLDQARTALGERTADLQRLQAEYQNYRRRVERDRITVKEIAVASLLTELLPTLDDIGRAREHGELVGGFKSVAESLETVAAKMGLQQFGKEGEPFDPTVHEALMHSYAPDVTETTCVAILQPGYRIGERTIRPARVAVAEPQPGAAPKSESAEGDKPSGEDTDAADKG
- a CDS encoding helix-turn-helix domain-containing protein gives rise to the protein MFRTLGGGDLTRNETMATHPHPVTSMCAEGTRLYAAALSTGRIARGEIQNAPCLLELALLQPDPDDANQLRPVPPSVALAQRLHPIEREIQDRRRSAVDLTDTFEPFLAISAQSPADTHAITVLEGFERINAALNLATAECHTEVLTVQPGGARPSEALTQALERDQPLIDRGVSIRTLYQHTARHSQGTLAYVDRISMGKVEIRTLEELIERLIIFDRTVAFIPVSDDRRVALELRHPGLVDYLIKVFEQLWHRAVPLTEEVTYRSTPGGITGVQRTIAQLLIEGHVDEAIARRLGMNVRTCRAHIAKLATTLGSGSRAQLGYLIAQSGILGRPSAPQECEDADPDRDPHRDPEDL
- the dnaJ gene encoding molecular chaperone DnaJ, which encodes MSTKDFVEKDYYKVLGVPKDATEAEIKKAYRKLAREFHPDANKGDAAAEERFKEISEANDILGDAKKRKEYDEARALFGNGGFRPGPGGGGSFNFDLGDLFGGTQQGGQAGGFGGGLGDVFGGLFNRGAGPGAGTRTQPRRGQDVESEVTLSFTEAVDGATVPLRMSSQAPCKACSGTGDKNGTPRVCPTCVGTGQVSRGSGGGFSLTDPCADCKGRGLIAETPCDVCKGSGRARSSRTMQVRIPAGVSDGQRIRLRGKGAPGERGGPAGDLYVVVHVGTHPVFGRKDDNLTVTVPVTFAEAALGADIKVPTLNGPSVTLKLPPGTPNGRTMRARGKGAVRKDGTRGDLLVTVEVAVPTELSDKAREALEMYREATESEDPRSALFESAKGA